One Gemmatimonadota bacterium genomic window carries:
- a CDS encoding putative DNA binding domain-containing protein, whose product MNEKTLSNITALGEGFTTEFKRSMSSNLGREICAFANATGGVILIGVTDDGEIVGVANHNKLKSQVQSIARSADPPIAVETESVNDVLCITVPEQHGKPYSFGGKYYIREGASSQQMSRDEIREFFFKEGLIRFDKTPCRNFKIDKDLTPEAWAQFAKRAHIPEGMDPIVALENLHLLEKGVMTHAGAWLLAEDITRYTLTAGVTCAVLRGVTNTHIIDLKNFTGDICAIYNDCIAYMQAKLNTALIPHARGRDERLELPEDALREAMVNAIAHRDYRSTAKVQVHIFYDRLEIVTPGGLPAGMREEDLGIKSVPRNPLLFGMFHRMGMVEQIGSGIRRIRQECRDYGVEEPVIEVSDNWVVTTFKRQVEHGGQIPPHVTEQVPYRYPTIPEQIKAKPESQPESQPESRQGSLEQRVLSLLLQAPMAKSSISTGLGQKTVSGQLNKVIRALRKAGLIKYTIPEKPGSRLQKYQITENGRNRLAELAN is encoded by the coding sequence ATGAACGAAAAAACACTCTCCAACATAACCGCCCTCGGCGAAGGCTTTACCACAGAGTTCAAGCGTTCCATGTCCTCTAACCTGGGTCGTGAAATCTGTGCCTTTGCGAACGCGACCGGTGGCGTCATTTTGATCGGTGTAACAGACGACGGCGAAATCGTTGGCGTTGCGAACCACAACAAGCTGAAGTCGCAAGTCCAGTCCATCGCGCGATCAGCGGATCCGCCGATAGCAGTGGAAACGGAATCTGTCAATGACGTGCTCTGCATCACAGTACCAGAGCAGCATGGTAAGCCCTATTCCTTTGGCGGCAAGTATTACATCCGCGAAGGCGCGAGTTCGCAACAAATGTCACGCGATGAAATCCGCGAATTCTTTTTTAAGGAAGGACTCATTCGATTCGACAAAACACCCTGCCGTAACTTCAAAATAGATAAAGACCTGACGCCAGAAGCCTGGGCGCAGTTCGCCAAGCGGGCGCATATTCCCGAAGGCATGGACCCAATCGTGGCATTGGAAAACCTGCACTTGCTTGAAAAAGGGGTCATGACCCATGCGGGCGCGTGGCTATTAGCGGAAGATATCACACGCTACACATTGACAGCGGGTGTGACCTGTGCAGTTCTTCGCGGCGTAACCAATACGCATATCATCGACCTCAAAAACTTCACAGGCGATATATGCGCCATCTACAACGACTGTATAGCCTACATGCAGGCGAAGCTGAACACGGCATTAATTCCCCATGCTCGCGGACGGGATGAACGGCTCGAACTACCAGAAGACGCACTCCGCGAGGCAATGGTCAACGCCATCGCGCATCGAGACTATCGATCCACCGCTAAAGTGCAGGTACACATATTCTATGATCGGCTGGAAATTGTCACACCGGGCGGGTTGCCGGCGGGAATGCGGGAGGAAGATTTGGGAATCAAAAGCGTGCCGCGAAATCCCCTTCTGTTCGGAATGTTTCACCGCATGGGAATGGTAGAGCAGATCGGCAGCGGCATCCGGCGCATCCGACAGGAGTGCCGTGACTACGGGGTAGAAGAACCCGTGATCGAGGTCTCGGATAACTGGGTAGTCACAACATTCAAGCGACAGGTTGAACATGGTGGGCAGATACCCCCGCATGTCACCGAACAAGTGCCCTACAGATACCCGACAATTCCAGAGCAAATCAAGGCTAAGCCAGAGTCACAGCCAGAGTCACAGCCAGAGTCACGACAAGGAAGCCTTGAGCAGAGAGTTTTGTCACTTCTTCTACAGGCTCCCATGGCAAAATCGTCCATCTCAACCGGCCTGGGTCAAAAAACCGTGTCAGGACAGCTCAACAAAGTGATTCGCGCGTTGAGAAAAGCCGGATTGATCAAATACACGATTCCAGAAAAACCGGGAAGCCGGTTGCAGAAGTACCAAATTACGGAAAACGGCAGAAACAGATTGGCTGAATTGGCAAATTGA
- a CDS encoding D-2-hydroxyacid dehydrogenase, giving the protein MPKFVFMPPQDDLKRAFATRLSDELPEYDVLSPETDADAIEAIRDADAAFGWIPPDALAIAKKLAWLHNPDAGPFFGYYYRELTEHLLTITNPRGIYFDHISHHILMFLLALARGLPWYMDAQRRREWDKSARKSPYIDLAGATALINGVGGIGHETARLCNELGMTVIGIEPRPEYELPYVEFHTPDKIDTLLPRADFVITTVPHTPETEGMFDARRFTLMKPSAYFINIGRGKVCKIDDLANAIESGTIAGAGLDVFEQEPLPSDHKLWGLPNVLMTPHIAVRDAGNINERRYEILIDNARRFLAGEELTNVVDKSKWY; this is encoded by the coding sequence ATGCCAAAATTTGTATTCATGCCGCCGCAGGACGACCTCAAGCGCGCATTCGCCACCCGCCTGTCGGACGAACTCCCCGAATACGACGTCCTATCGCCCGAAACCGACGCCGACGCCATAGAGGCAATACGCGATGCCGACGCCGCATTCGGCTGGATACCGCCCGATGCCCTCGCCATCGCTAAAAAACTCGCCTGGCTGCACAATCCAGACGCGGGACCCTTCTTCGGATACTACTACAGGGAACTGACCGAACACCTGTTAACCATCACAAATCCCCGCGGCATATACTTCGACCACATATCCCACCACATCCTGATGTTCCTGCTCGCACTCGCACGCGGGCTGCCGTGGTACATGGACGCACAGCGGCGCAGAGAATGGGACAAAAGCGCGCGCAAATCCCCGTACATAGACCTCGCTGGCGCAACAGCCCTCATCAACGGTGTCGGCGGCATTGGACACGAGACAGCCCGCCTGTGCAACGAACTGGGAATGACCGTCATCGGCATCGAACCTCGGCCCGAATACGAACTGCCCTACGTCGAATTCCACACCCCGGACAAAATTGACACACTCCTGCCACGCGCGGACTTCGTCATCACAACCGTCCCACACACACCCGAAACCGAAGGCATGTTCGACGCGCGACGCTTCACCCTGATGAAACCTTCCGCGTACTTCATCAACATCGGCCGCGGCAAAGTGTGCAAAATAGACGACCTCGCCAACGCCATCGAATCCGGCACAATAGCCGGTGCCGGACTGGACGTATTCGAACAAGAGCCACTGCCCTCCGACCACAAGCTGTGGGGCCTGCCCAACGTGCTGATGACCCCACACATCGCCGTCAGAGACGCCGGCAACATAAACGAGCGCCGCTACGAAATACTCATCGACAACGCCCGCCGCTTCCTCGCGGGTGAAGAACTGACCAATGTCGTGGATAAATCAAAGTGGTACTAG
- a CDS encoding ThuA domain-containing protein produces MNILFLRHSAGFEHSYLPDAEVALKAIGKENGWRVLTTHRLDRISAENLEKFDILAFATTGNLPFTDEQKSAILDFVRNGKSFFGIHNATDTCYDWPEYGEMLGGWFNGHPWHHEVGIIVEDTNHPATKMLGDYFRVTDEIYTFKNYDRNKTHVLMRIDNETVDLEKGNREDNDYAMGWCHEYGKGRVMYTALGHPDALWHEDWFHAHITGCIKWAARLEN; encoded by the coding sequence ATGAACATCTTATTCCTGCGGCATTCAGCGGGATTTGAACACAGCTATTTGCCCGACGCAGAAGTGGCTCTGAAAGCAATCGGAAAAGAGAATGGCTGGCGGGTCTTAACCACGCATCGGTTGGATCGCATTTCCGCTGAGAATTTGGAAAAATTTGACATCCTCGCATTTGCGACAACTGGAAACCTGCCCTTTACCGACGAACAAAAATCCGCGATCCTGGACTTTGTCCGCAACGGCAAATCATTCTTCGGCATACACAACGCAACCGACACGTGCTATGACTGGCCCGAATACGGCGAAATGCTCGGCGGATGGTTCAACGGTCACCCCTGGCACCACGAAGTGGGGATCATTGTCGAAGACACCAATCACCCCGCAACAAAAATGCTGGGCGACTATTTTCGGGTAACTGATGAAATCTACACATTCAAAAATTACGACCGCAACAAGACACATGTCTTAATGCGGATCGACAACGAAACCGTAGATCTGGAAAAAGGCAACCGCGAAGATAACGACTACGCCATGGGCTGGTGCCACGAATACGGCAAAGGCCGCGTCATGTACACCGCCCTGGGACACCCCGATGCCCTGTGGCACGAAGACTGGTTCCACGCGCACATCACGGGATGTATCAAATGGGCTGCAAGATTGGAGAATTAA
- a CDS encoding tetratricopeptide repeat protein — protein MKQNQQNDKSKPRIITLKQFLRHFGEQRNRKFCFILGAGASKSSGIPTGTELASQWLNEIKEDLDKGHFESWLREEGINKNAPASFYHQIFAKRFEIDHQAGYDFFEEIMEKAEPSCGYSFLAEILAQGKHDIVITTNFDSLTEDALFIYTSKKPLVIGHADLAGFINIQLQRPQVIKVHHDLFFSPQNTEDETGHIDEKLERGLQDIFQSYIPIVIGYGGNDGGFMDVLKRVLYKHKGIYWCFTGKEHPKGKIEKLVVDKQGCFIPIKDFDELMVLLGEKIGIGLPDEKIERIAEERVKRYRKQMKEVYIKNKEGSDLLPDALDKILKLEKLGEPNWLTYGFLASKETDPEKIESVYKEGLEKCPDSYELMNDYAIFLENTKKDYARAEKYYQKALALDPDDATINRNYAELLTYYRKDYVQAEEYYQKALALDPDDADINSHYAIFLQDFKKDYAQAEKYHQKALKLDPDNATINSDYAIFLTNPKKDYAQAEKYHQKALKLDPDDATINRNYAELLTYYRKDYVQAEEYYQKALALDPDDADINSHYAIFLQDFKKDYAQAEKYHQKSLALDSDDATINRCYALFLAFVKRDYAQAEEYYRKSLKLDPDDADINSHYAIFLQDIKRDYAQAQVYHKKALELDPDDAYINSDYALFLALIKRDYAQAQVYHEKALALDPDDADINSDYTIFLQDIKNNKRDYTQAQVYHEKALELKPNDANINGNYALFLLQQGYFEQAKTFIDQAFLLHPLKNLELELWFYRYACFYQDYPESKSKVESLLQDGIRSPGWPLEGLLEIVKKIVQHPEYDQVAEFARQISEV, from the coding sequence ATGAAACAGAACCAGCAAAATGATAAATCAAAGCCGAGAATAATTACATTAAAACAATTCCTTCGCCATTTCGGAGAACAACGGAATCGAAAGTTTTGCTTTATTTTAGGGGCTGGTGCATCCAAAAGTTCCGGCATTCCCACCGGCACAGAATTAGCATCTCAATGGCTTAACGAGATCAAAGAAGACCTGGACAAAGGTCATTTTGAATCATGGCTCAGAGAGGAGGGTATAAATAAAAATGCGCCCGCCAGTTTTTATCACCAAATTTTTGCCAAACGCTTCGAGATAGACCATCAGGCAGGCTATGATTTTTTTGAGGAGATTATGGAGAAAGCAGAACCGAGCTGTGGTTATTCATTCCTGGCAGAGATCCTGGCACAAGGAAAGCACGACATTGTTATCACAACCAATTTTGACAGCTTAACCGAAGATGCGCTTTTCATTTATACATCAAAAAAGCCGTTAGTAATTGGACATGCGGATTTGGCCGGTTTTATCAACATCCAGCTACAACGGCCACAGGTTATCAAGGTTCACCACGACCTCTTTTTTTCCCCGCAAAACACGGAGGATGAAACAGGGCATATTGATGAAAAGCTGGAACGTGGCTTGCAGGATATTTTTCAATCTTATATCCCAATCGTGATTGGCTATGGCGGGAACGATGGCGGTTTTATGGATGTTTTAAAAAGAGTTTTGTACAAGCACAAGGGTATATACTGGTGTTTTACTGGGAAAGAACATCCAAAAGGTAAAATCGAAAAATTAGTTGTTGATAAACAAGGCTGTTTTATACCTATTAAGGATTTTGATGAACTGATGGTACTACTCGGTGAAAAAATTGGGATAGGTTTGCCAGATGAAAAAATTGAGCGGATTGCTGAAGAACGAGTGAAGAGATATAGAAAGCAGATGAAAGAGGTTTACATTAAAAACAAAGAAGGATCGGATTTGTTACCCGATGCGCTGGACAAAATACTCAAACTCGAAAAGCTTGGGGAACCTAATTGGTTGACCTATGGATTTCTGGCATCAAAAGAAACTGATCCAGAAAAAATAGAATCTGTTTATAAAGAGGGACTGGAGAAATGCCCAGATAGTTATGAACTAATGAATGATTACGCCATTTTCCTTGAAAATACCAAAAAAGACTACGCACGGGCAGAGAAGTATTACCAGAAAGCCCTTGCATTAGACCCTGATGATGCAACCATCAACCGAAATTACGCTGAGTTGCTTACATATTATAGAAAAGATTACGTACAGGCAGAAGAGTATTACCAGAAAGCCCTCGCATTAGATCCGGATGACGCGGACATCAATAGCCATTACGCCATTTTCCTTCAAGATTTTAAAAAAGATTACGCACAGGCAGAGAAATATCACCAAAAGGCTCTTAAGTTAGACCCGGATAATGCAACCATCAATAGCGATTACGCCATTTTTCTTACAAATCCTAAAAAAGATTACGCACAGGCAGAGAAATATCACCAAAAAGCTCTTAAGTTAGACCCTGATGATGCAACCATCAACCGAAATTACGCTGAGTTGCTTACATATTATAGAAAAGATTACGTACAGGCAGAAGAGTATTACCAGAAAGCCCTCGCATTAGATCCGGATGACGCGGACATCAATAGCCATTACGCCATTTTCCTTCAAGATTTTAAAAAAGATTACGCACAGGCAGAGAAATATCACCAAAAGTCCCTTGCGTTAGATTCGGATGATGCAACCATCAATCGATGTTACGCCCTGTTTCTTGCATTTGTCAAAAGGGATTATGCACAGGCTGAAGAGTATTACCGGAAATCTCTTAAGTTGGATCCGGATGATGCGGATATCAATAGCCATTACGCCATTTTCCTTCAAGACATTAAAAGAGATTATGCACAGGCACAGGTGTATCACAAAAAAGCTCTTGAGTTGGATCCGGATGATGCATATATCAACAGCGATTACGCCCTGTTTCTTGCACTTATTAAAAGAGATTATGCACAGGCACAGGTGTATCACGAAAAAGCTCTTGCATTAGATCCTGATGATGCAGACATCAACAGCGATTACACCATTTTCCTCCAAGATATTAAAAATAATAAAAGAGATTACACACAGGCACAGGTGTATCACGAAAAAGCTCTTGAGTTAAAACCGAATGATGCAAACATCAACGGCAATTATGCCTTGTTTTTGTTACAACAAGGATATTTTGAGCAAGCAAAAACTTTTATTGATCAAGCGTTTTTGCTTCATCCACTTAAAAATCTTGAGTTGGAATTATGGTTTTATCGCTACGCCTGTTTTTATCAGGATTATCCCGAAAGCAAGAGTAAGGTTGAGAGTCTGTTGCAGGATGGGATTCGATCACCAGGATGGCCTCTTGAAGGCTTGCTGGAGATAGTCAAAAAAATTGTGCAACACCCTGAATATGATCAAGTGGCTGAATTTGCCAGGCAAATATCCGAAGTGTGA
- a CDS encoding phytanoyl-CoA dioxygenase family protein: MDASCLSHSLTEEERLQFDRDGYLIVENALDPDHAARLCAVIDRIDAEMRPKQGIDKLGRLSVRDFIGLDWEFVELVDWPRTIAKVWDILSWNLQIYHSHLNVTPPVSNGSSGKNLRWHQDSALLNQELETDPRPRISIKVAYFLTDCSEDGRGNFYIIPGSHLINDYDFPNGDRTSEPKDAIPVLVKPGTAVFFDRRLWHSVSANYWTEARRALFYGYSYRWFRPRDDVTMDHWWDRLDPIRKQLFGNAPTGGYGFTSPTDEDVPLRGWLSEHLGEEAIA, encoded by the coding sequence ATGGATGCTTCATGTCTATCGCATAGCCTGACAGAAGAAGAGCGATTGCAGTTTGACCGCGATGGGTATCTTATTGTCGAAAATGCCCTCGACCCCGATCACGCCGCGCGCCTGTGCGCCGTGATCGATCGCATAGATGCCGAAATGCGTCCCAAACAAGGCATAGATAAACTCGGGCGCTTGAGCGTCAGAGACTTCATCGGCCTCGACTGGGAATTTGTCGAACTGGTAGATTGGCCCAGGACTATCGCAAAAGTGTGGGATATCTTGAGCTGGAACTTGCAAATCTATCACTCGCACCTCAACGTCACCCCCCCGGTATCAAACGGAAGTAGTGGAAAGAATCTGCGCTGGCATCAAGACAGTGCCCTGCTCAATCAGGAATTAGAAACAGACCCCCGCCCCCGCATCTCAATCAAAGTAGCATACTTTTTAACGGACTGCAGCGAAGATGGCCGGGGCAACTTTTACATTATACCAGGCAGCCATTTGATCAACGACTACGACTTTCCCAACGGCGACCGCACATCCGAACCCAAAGATGCAATACCCGTGCTCGTCAAACCGGGAACAGCCGTATTTTTTGACCGCAGACTCTGGCACTCGGTAAGCGCAAATTACTGGACAGAAGCGCGTCGGGCACTCTTTTACGGATATAGCTATCGCTGGTTCCGTCCCCGCGATGACGTAACGATGGATCACTGGTGGGACCGATTGGATCCCATCCGCAAACAATTATTTGGCAACGCGCCAACCGGCGGATATGGATTCACCTCTCCCACTGACGAAGACGTACCCCTGCGCGGATGGCTATCTGAACACCTGGGCGAAGAAGCCATAGCATAG
- a CDS encoding Fic family protein: MKIEKPPYTITPDILFRIEEIGEAIGRATGISQDLRLRRINRILTIRGSLAIEGNILSEEQVSTILDGKPVIAPLRDIQEARNAIKAYDQYQQWNPASEADLLRAHEILMIGLLDAPGQYRRRDIGVMGGGEVHHIGPPPGRVPQLMANLLAWLGSTDEHPLIASSVFHYEFEFIHPFEDGNGRMGQLWQTLILTRWKPLFAHIPVESLVHARQSDYYKAIRQSSSEGESTPFIAFMLEIIPEAMKLATSIKRNFEELRHEQDI; encoded by the coding sequence ATGAAAATCGAAAAACCACCATACACAATCACGCCGGACATTCTCTTTCGCATTGAAGAAATCGGTGAAGCGATTGGCCGCGCGACGGGCATCTCGCAGGACTTGCGCCTGCGACGCATCAATCGCATCCTCACGATTCGCGGATCTCTCGCCATTGAAGGCAATATCCTCAGCGAAGAACAAGTCTCCACAATACTCGACGGCAAGCCCGTTATTGCGCCACTCAGAGACATACAGGAAGCCCGCAACGCCATCAAAGCCTACGACCAATACCAGCAGTGGAACCCCGCCAGCGAAGCCGACCTGTTGCGTGCTCACGAAATCCTGATGATCGGTCTATTAGATGCACCCGGACAATATCGCCGCAGAGACATTGGCGTTATGGGCGGAGGTGAAGTCCATCACATAGGCCCGCCCCCCGGGCGCGTACCGCAACTCATGGCAAACTTGCTGGCATGGCTGGGTAGCACCGATGAACACCCGCTAATCGCCAGTTCGGTCTTTCATTACGAATTTGAGTTCATTCACCCCTTTGAAGATGGCAACGGACGGATGGGACAGCTCTGGCAAACCCTGATACTGACCCGCTGGAAACCCCTATTCGCCCACATCCCCGTAGAAAGTCTGGTCCATGCCCGACAAAGCGACTACTACAAAGCCATCAGACAGAGTTCGTCAGAAGGCGAAAGCACGCCATTCATTGCGTTCATGCTGGAAATTATTCCCGAGGCGATGAAGTTGGCGACATCAATTAAGAGGAACTTTGAGGAATTGAGACATGAGCAAGACATCTGA
- a CDS encoding SMP-30/gluconolactonase/LRE family protein — MEWNFEQVAGPFGFTEGPVWVGDALLFTDMPGDRAMRYDHRTGVCDEWRTGTNRANGLTTDAEGRVYGAEGTFDPSGDRFVDGPGRRIARYESDGSTTVISDNFEGNRFNSPNDLVVDAKGRVWFTDPRYGDDKSCMDIGHESVYRADPQADGSYTTVRVTFDTTKPNGLIVTPDMKTLYVAQSDYLPETARELRAYPIEGDGSLGACEVLHDFGADRGIDGMRLDSNLNIVASAGWPDGGPGPMIYVFAPDGEILEAHPFPINPTNCEFGDEDLQSLYVTAIDGYLYRARTHLKGLG, encoded by the coding sequence ATGGAATGGAATTTTGAACAGGTGGCGGGTCCGTTTGGTTTTACCGAGGGTCCGGTGTGGGTGGGCGATGCGCTGTTGTTTACAGATATGCCGGGGGATCGCGCGATGCGCTACGATCACAGGACGGGTGTTTGCGACGAGTGGCGCACGGGTACGAATCGGGCAAATGGTCTGACTACTGATGCAGAGGGTCGGGTCTATGGCGCGGAGGGTACGTTTGATCCGAGTGGTGACAGATTTGTGGATGGTCCCGGGCGTCGCATTGCGCGGTATGAGAGCGATGGTTCGACGACTGTGATTTCCGACAATTTTGAGGGGAACCGCTTTAACAGTCCCAATGATCTCGTGGTGGATGCAAAGGGCCGGGTCTGGTTCACGGATCCGAGATATGGCGATGATAAGTCATGTATGGATATCGGTCACGAGTCGGTGTATCGGGCTGATCCCCAGGCCGATGGTTCGTACACAACTGTGCGGGTGACTTTTGATACGACAAAGCCCAATGGTCTGATTGTTACGCCGGATATGAAGACCCTGTATGTGGCGCAGAGCGATTATTTGCCCGAGACTGCCCGGGAATTGCGCGCGTATCCGATTGAGGGAGATGGATCACTGGGTGCTTGTGAGGTGCTCCACGATTTTGGTGCTGATCGGGGTATAGACGGTATGAGGCTGGATTCCAATCTCAATATTGTCGCGAGTGCAGGTTGGCCCGATGGTGGTCCCGGTCCGATGATTTACGTTTTTGCGCCCGACGGAGAGATACTCGAAGCACATCCTTTTCCTATCAATCCGACCAATTGTGAGTTTGGCGATGAAGATTTGCAGTCGCTCTATGTCACGGCTATCGATGGGTATTTGTACCGCGCGCGCACACATCTCAAGGGGTTGGGATAG